One genomic window of Pseudomonas chlororaphis subsp. piscium includes the following:
- a CDS encoding acyl-CoA dehydrogenase C-terminal domain-containing protein, with the protein MPEYKAPLRDMRFLIDHVFDFHSSYAALGASDASPDMVAAILEEGAKFCENVLAPLNRSGDEEGCHFDNGVVTTPKGFKQAFAQYVEGGWHGLAADPNYGGQGLPHSLGLVISEMVGSSNTSWGMYPGLTHGAMSAIHAHGSEEQKQTYLSKLTAGQWTGTMCLTEAHCGTDLGIIKTRAVPQADGSYAVSGSKIFISAGEHDMSENIIHLVLAKLPDAPAGTKGISLFIVPKFLPNADGEAGERNGVSCGSIEHKMGIKASATCVLNFDGAKGFLIGEANKGLNCMFTMMNHARLGTGMQGLCLGEASFQGAIKYANDRLQMRSLTGPKAPDKAADPIIVHPDVRRMLLTMKAFNEGNRALAYFTAQLLDVAHLAADETQRQDAENLLAFLTPICKAFMTETGLEVTNHGMQVFGGHGFIREWGMEQLVRDCRIAPIYEGTNGIQALDLLGRKVLGSQGKLLMGFTKIVHKFCAANAEHSQLKGHVTQLNGLNQQWGALTTKVGMAAMKNPDEVGAAALDYLMYSGYIILAYLWLRMALVAQARLDAGEEDADYCQAKLATCEFYFKRLLPRTAAHQAAIEAGSDCLMKLPAELFAL; encoded by the coding sequence AAGTTCTGTGAAAACGTACTGGCGCCGCTGAACCGCTCCGGCGACGAAGAAGGCTGCCATTTCGACAATGGCGTGGTCACCACGCCAAAGGGCTTCAAGCAGGCTTTCGCCCAGTATGTGGAAGGCGGCTGGCACGGCCTGGCAGCGGACCCGAACTACGGTGGCCAGGGCCTGCCGCATTCACTGGGGCTGGTGATCAGCGAGATGGTCGGCTCCAGCAACACCTCCTGGGGCATGTACCCGGGGCTGACCCACGGTGCCATGTCGGCGATTCACGCCCACGGCAGCGAAGAACAGAAGCAGACCTACCTGAGCAAACTCACCGCCGGCCAATGGACCGGCACCATGTGCCTGACCGAAGCCCATTGCGGCACCGACCTGGGCATCATCAAGACCCGTGCCGTGCCCCAGGCCGATGGCAGCTATGCGGTCTCCGGCAGCAAGATTTTCATCTCGGCCGGCGAGCACGACATGAGTGAAAACATCATCCACCTGGTGCTGGCCAAACTGCCGGATGCACCGGCGGGCACCAAGGGCATTTCCCTGTTCATCGTGCCCAAGTTCCTGCCCAACGCCGACGGCGAGGCGGGCGAGCGCAACGGTGTGAGCTGCGGCTCCATCGAGCACAAGATGGGCATCAAGGCTTCGGCCACCTGCGTGCTGAACTTCGATGGCGCCAAGGGATTCCTGATCGGTGAGGCCAACAAAGGCCTGAACTGCATGTTCACCATGATGAACCATGCGCGGCTCGGTACCGGAATGCAGGGGCTGTGCCTGGGCGAGGCAAGCTTCCAGGGCGCGATCAAATACGCCAACGACCGTCTGCAGATGCGCTCCCTGACCGGGCCGAAGGCGCCGGACAAGGCCGCCGACCCGATTATTGTCCACCCCGATGTGCGGCGCATGCTGCTGACTATGAAGGCCTTCAACGAAGGCAATCGCGCCCTGGCCTATTTCACCGCGCAGTTGCTGGATGTGGCGCACTTGGCCGCTGATGAAACCCAGCGTCAGGATGCCGAGAACCTGTTGGCCTTCCTGACACCGATCTGCAAGGCTTTCATGACCGAAACCGGGCTGGAAGTGACCAACCACGGCATGCAGGTGTTTGGTGGGCATGGTTTCATCCGCGAATGGGGCATGGAGCAACTGGTGCGCGACTGCCGCATCGCCCCAATCTATGAAGGCACCAACGGCATCCAGGCCCTGGATCTGTTGGGGCGCAAGGTGCTTGGCAGCCAGGGCAAGCTGCTGATGGGTTTCACCAAGATCGTCCACAAGTTCTGTGCGGCCAATGCCGAGCATTCACAGCTCAAGGGGCACGTGACGCAGCTCAATGGGCTCAACCAGCAGTGGGGCGCGTTGACCACCAAGGTCGGGATGGCGGCGATGAAGAACCCCGACGAAGTCGGCGCCGCGGCGCTGGATTACCTGATGTACAGCGGTTACATCATTCTCGCCTACCTGTGGCTGCGCATGGCGCTGGTGGCCCAGGCCCGGCTGGATGCCGGTGAAGAGGATGCCGATTATTGCCAGGCCAAGCTGGCGACCTGCGAGTTCTACTTCAAGCGCCTGCTACCGCGCACGGCGGCCCACCAGGCAGCAATCGAGGCGGGCAGTGACTGCCTGATGAAGTTGCCGGCGGAGTTGTTTGCACTCTAG